Proteins encoded together in one Cicer arietinum cultivar CDC Frontier isolate Library 1 chromosome 4, Cicar.CDCFrontier_v2.0, whole genome shotgun sequence window:
- the LOC101490814 gene encoding type IV inositol polyphosphate 5-phosphatase 9-like: MPAKLAEVMWPALVANKILNKRLGSSNFVADYPSYTDPLLAITNDDQLSLSTKTILNDHTHTQKYKVFVSTWNIGGIAPYEGLNIEDLLETCSKSFDIYVFGFQEIVPLKASNVLGSEDNKISTKWNTLIREALNKRTHDQCCKDIQSDNIKKNMNNIYHGNPAQQCNKGPQDFHCIISKQMVGILISVWVRSDLSPFIRHPSVSCVGCGIMGFLGNKGSVSVRFLLHETSFCFVCSHLASGGKEGDEKHRNSNVAEIFSRTSFPRGPLFDLPRKILDHDHVILLGDLNYRISLPEETTRLLVQKRDWDSLLQNDQLKLELESGHILRGWHEGAIKFAPTYKYFPNSDMYYGCCYHGKNKTAKRRSPAWCDRVIWNGKGLNQIEYARSESKLSDHRPVKALFTAEVKALKSFPSLFISERFEQIKNVFEISPVHDFVCQKQSSFRL; this comes from the exons ATGCCTGCAAAACTAGCTGAA gTTATGTGGCCTGCATTAGTAGCTAATAAGATACTCAACAAGAGACTTGGAAGTAGTAATTTTGTAGCAGATTATCCAAGTTATACAGATCCTTTATTGGCTATCACAAATGATGATCAATTATCTTTAAGCACCAAAACCATTCTTAATGATCATACTCATACACAAAAGTACAA ggTTTTTGTGAGTACATGGAACATAGGTGGAATTGCACCATATGAAGGGTTGAAtattgaagatttgttggagaCATGCAGCAAGTCCTTTGACATCTATGTATTTGG GTTCCAAGAAATTGTGCCATTAAAAGCATCAAATGTATTAGGATCTGAAGATAACAAAATTTCTACAAAATGGAATACTTTGATTAGAGAAGCTTTGAACAAAAGGACACATGATCAATGTTGCAAGGATATTCAAAGTgataatataaagaaaaatatgaataatatttatcatgGAAATCCAGCTCAGCAGTGTAATAAAGGCCCACAAGATTTTCATTGTATCATTAGCAAGCAAATGGTTGGTATATTGATATCTGTGTGGGTTAGGAGTGACCTTAGTCCATTCATTAGACATCCAAGTGTTTCATGTGTAGGATGTGGCATCATGGGCTTCTTAGGCAACAAG GGTTCTGTATCTGTGAGATTTCTGTTACATGAAACAAGCTTCTGCTTTGTATGCAGTCATCTAGCTTCTGGAGGAAAAGAGGGTGATGAGAAGCATAGGAATTCTAATGTGGCTGAAATATTTTCTAGGACAAGTTTTCCAAGAGGCCCTCTTTTTGATTTACCAAGAAAGATTCTTGATCATGA CCATGTAATATTGCTTGGAGATTTAAATTACAGAATTTCTTTACCAGAAGAAACCACACGCTTACTTGTTCAAAAAAGAGATTGGGATTCTCTATTACAAAATGATCAG CTAAAGCTGGAGCTAGAGAGTGGACACATATTAAGAGGTTGGCATGAAGGAGCAATCAAATTTGCCCCAACATACAAGTACTTTCCAAATTCAGATATGTACTATGGTTGTTGTTATCATGGAAAGAATAAGACAGCAAAGAGAAGATCACCAGCATG gtGTGACAGAGTTATATGGAATGGCAAGGGTTTAAATCAAATTGAGTATGCTAGAAGTGAATCAAAATTATCAGACCACAGGCCTGTCAAGGCACTGTTTACAGCAGAAGTCAAGGCATTGAAAAGCTTTCCAAGCTTGTTTATCTCAGAGAGATTTGAACAAATTAAAAATGTGTTTGAAATTTCCCCTGTTCATGACTTTGTATGTCAAAAACAATCAAGTTTTCggttgtaa